From the Candidatus Atribacteria bacterium genome, the window ATTTGGCCTATTGGGTTATCTTCTTTATCCTTTTTTAATCTTCTGGATAGTAGGAGTGACTAATTCCATCAATTTGATAGACGGTTTAGACGGGCTGGCTTGTGGGATTTCCCTTATTGCCTTGGTAACTTTTTTTATTTTAGGTGTAAGACAAAATTTAGAGGTACTTAGTATCCTATCGGTTGCTTTGGCGGGGAGCATGTTAGCATTTTTAAGATTTAATTTTTTTCCGGCAAAAATCTTTCTAGGAGATTCAGGTAGTACCTTTGCCGGTTTTATATTAGCCTCTATAGGGGCTTTGTGGGCTTTAAGCGGTGAGACTGCCCTATATATTTTTATTCCCATTATAATTCTGGCTCTCCCTATTTTTGACACACTTTTTGCTGTCTGGAGGAGATACCGGGGGCATTACCCTATATTCCTGGCCGATAAAGGGCATCTCCACCATAGACTTTTAGTTAGGGGGATAACCCATAAAAATGTGGTATTTATATTATGGGGAATGAGCATCATCTGTAGCATTATCGCTCTTATTTTTGCTCTCTCTCTAATATAAAAAGTGTACTAAAGTTACTTCACTGTAGATAGTTTTAACTAACTTTTTAGTGGAAGGAGTGGAAGGAAAAGAAATATGCCGCTAAAAAAGAGGAAAAAACCAATGATGGAAAGAAAAAAGACCACCGTTTTAGTGACCGGCGGAGCAGGTTTTATCGGTTCGCATATTGTAGATTTGCTTCTCAAAAATAATTATGATGTGGTCATAATTGACGACTTATCTTCCGGTCGTGAGGTGAATATCCATAAAAATGCCCGATTTTATAAATTAAATATTACCGATCAAAAAGGATTAGTGGGTGTGTTTAAGAAAGAAAAACCAGATTATATATGCCATGAAGCCGCCCAGATCAGTGTTTCTTTTTCGGTAAGAGACCCTCTATTTGATGCTCAAACTAATATTCTTGGTTCCCTGAATTTGTTGCAATGCTGCGTGAATTATAAGGTCAAAGGGGTGATTTTTGCCTCCAGCGGGGGTACTGTTTATGGAGAACCAGACCGTTTCCCCATCAGTGAGGATTTTCCTTTCAAACCTCAATCACCCTATGGAATTAGTAAGGTTGCTATCGAGTATTATCTTGATTTTTATAAGAAAAATTACCATCTCCCCTATGTAGCATTAAGATATGGAAATGTCTATGGGCCTCGACAGGATCCTTATGGTGAAGCTGGCGTTATTGCAATATTTATAGAAAAGATGCTCAAAGGTGAAGTCCCTACTATAAATGGTGACGGAGAATATATCAGAGATTATATTTATGTAGAAGATGTTGCTTATGCCAATTTACTCGTGCTAAAAAATATGGTAAAATTACCTGAGGCTCTTAGAGGAAAAGAAAAAGGAATAGAAAGAGAGCAAGAAGTTGAAGTTGAAACGAAATACAAAACTAACCTAAAATCTAAACACGAAGCTAAATTTAAATTTAACGGCTTTAATTTAGGCAGCCAAAGAGGCACTTCAGTAAATGATATCTTTTATCTTTTAAAAGAAATGATAAAATTTCCTTATCCGGCAGATTATGGACCTCCCAGAGAAGGAGATTTACGGAAAAATATTCTGGATTGCCACTTGATTAAAGATGTTTTAAGGTGGAAGCCACAGTTTGACTTATCATCGGGTTTAGAGAAAACAGTTTGTTGGTTTAAAGAGAATATTCGTTAATTATGATAATTTTAAAAAAATTATTCTAAAAAGAAGGAATTTATAAAGTTATTGTTGTAA encodes:
- a CDS encoding undecaprenyl/decaprenyl-phosphate alpha-N-acetylglucosaminyl 1-phosphate transferase; translation: MKYFEVGVIAFIVSYILTPYMERVGKKQNMMDQPGHRKVHEEAIPNLGGIVIFFGFLLSLLFIVEIEGQIKALLIGGVIILLLGVIDDIVDLSPKNKFMIQMVPAIIVIIYNGDLINNFMLNQLKIFGLLGYLLYPFLIFWIVGVTNSINLIDGLDGLACGISLIALVTFFILGVRQNLEVLSILSVALAGSMLAFLRFNFFPAKIFLGDSGSTFAGFILASIGALWALSGETALYIFIPIIILALPIFDTLFAVWRRYRGHYPIFLADKGHLHHRLLVRGITHKNVVFILWGMSIICSIIALIFALSLI
- a CDS encoding NAD-dependent epimerase/dehydratase family protein, which produces MPLKKRKKPMMERKKTTVLVTGGAGFIGSHIVDLLLKNNYDVVIIDDLSSGREVNIHKNARFYKLNITDQKGLVGVFKKEKPDYICHEAAQISVSFSVRDPLFDAQTNILGSLNLLQCCVNYKVKGVIFASSGGTVYGEPDRFPISEDFPFKPQSPYGISKVAIEYYLDFYKKNYHLPYVALRYGNVYGPRQDPYGEAGVIAIFIEKMLKGEVPTINGDGEYIRDYIYVEDVAYANLLVLKNMVKLPEALRGKEKGIEREQEVEVETKYKTNLKSKHEAKFKFNGFNLGSQRGTSVNDIFYLLKEMIKFPYPADYGPPREGDLRKNILDCHLIKDVLRWKPQFDLSSGLEKTVCWFKENIR